In Phaeodactylum tricornutum CCAP 1055/1 chromosome 21, whole genome shotgun sequence, the following proteins share a genomic window:
- a CDS encoding predicted protein (This gene is involved in carbon utilization. Signal peptide is encoded at the 5'end of this gene. No evidence for cTP (no ChloroP prediction, no cTP motif). Protein is possibly secreted.) produces MSLSGIVCSRAKWFLLSIALPTLGLGLNKTAFSYNKKDEYSPDNWYRLDIAGNVCRGPRNSPIALESTPCDAYEGYGLYSGTCTLNDLDFQLTELGVKIKYPKDGSCDINTLTVPGVSGNFRLLEVTIHGGSEHSIDGNFSGAEIQLVHEKINSQEGHLAVLAILVEPEGPKDNLFFGTLLDEWRAVRADSTASCAKAGYDVPTLYWLASGTPVNTRHSYVRSYFTSPRFNAYSLLPTNTSFYRYYGGLTTPPCSEIVWWSVADTVMRISTGQYAELMTMITTGYVNVTDEAGCEPWSVASPSGSTSRPLQARNGRPVDRICPV; encoded by the exons atgtcactgtcaggtATCGTTTGCTCCCGCGCGAAATGGTTTTTGCTATCCATTGCTCTTCCTACATTAGGTTTGGGTCTGAACAAGACTGCCTTTTCCTACAATAAGAAAGACGAGTATTCTCCCGACAACTGGTATAGGCTAGACATTGCAGGAAACGTCTGCCGAGGGCCACGCAATAGTCCTATAGCTTTGGAGTCCACGCCCTGCGATGCGTACGAAGGCTATGGACTCTAT TCTGGAACGTGCACCCTCAATGACCTTGACTTCCAGTTGACCGAACTCGGTGTGAAGATCAAATACCCCAAGGATGGATCTTGCGACATCAACACGCTTACAGTTCCAGGTGTATCGGGTAACTTTCGTCTATTGGAGGTTACCATTCACGGAGGTTCCGAGCACAGCATTGACGGCAATTTCTCGGGAGCCGAAATTCAGCTCGTCCACGAGAAGATAAATAGCCAAGAGGGACATCTGGCTGTCTTGGCCATTTTGGTAGAGCCTGAAGGTCCCAAAGACAACTTATTCTTTGGAACGCTGTTGGACGAATGGCGGGCAGTCCGCGCCGACTCCACCGCTTCTTGTGCAAAGGCCGGCTACGACGTACCCACGTTGTATTGGTTGGCTTCCGGGACTCCAGTCAACACCCGTCACAGCTACGTCCGCTCGTACTTCACCTCACCACGTTTCAACGCTTATTCACTACTTCCTACCAATACTTCATTCTACCGGTACTATGGAGGCCTCACGACACCTCCCTGTTCAGAGATTGTGTGGTGGAGTGTGGCGGACACAGTGATGCGCATTTCTACCGGCCAATACGCCGAGCTGATGACAATGATCACGACGGGATACGTCAATGTGACGGACGAAGCAGGGTGTGAACCGTGGAGTGTGGCGTCGCCCAGTGGCTCGACCAGCCGGCCGCTTCAAGCCCGAAATGGTCGTCCCGTTGACCGCATTTGTCCCGTCTAA
- a CDS encoding predicted protein, whose product MTLQYRYLVQLSHASIVPVGVVAPEAIDYLRRMMDYNVPGGKLNRGTTVIDVYRVLLGKATLTPTETARAAVLGWAIEFLQAFFLVADDVMDDSQTRRGQPCWYKLPDVQLVAINDSFLLESFVFAILRRHFGHEPFYLHLLELMLDVTHKTELGQLLDLTSQPPQHHDQPHHVDLDRFTLTRYQQIVKYKTAFYSFYLPVAMGMILSGVTDAPALAQARTICCLMGEYFQIQDDYLDCFGDPAVIGKVGTDIQDNKCSWLVVQALARCTPAQRDVLQNHYGQSDDQKVETVKSLYRELQLVEVFHAYEEDSYAQIQAQLEQVHAVPKQVFVLFLNKIYKRSK is encoded by the exons ATGACACTGCAGTACCGGTATCTCGTCCAACTCTCCCACGCTTCCATCGTACCAGTAGgagtagtagca CCCGAGGCGATCGACTACCTCCGGCGCATGATGGACTACAACGTCCCCGGCGGGAAGCTCAATCGCGGCACCACCGTCATTGACGTTTACCGCGTCCTGCTGGGTAAAGCCACCTTGACCCCTACCGAAACGGCGCGGGCCGCCGTCCTCGGTTGGGCCATTGAATTCCTCCAAGCCTTCTTTCTTGTAGCGGACGACGTCATGGACGATTCACAAACTCGTCGGGGACAACCCTGTTGGTACAAACTCCCCGACGTTCAACTCGTAGCCATCAACGACTCCTTCCTCCTGGAGAGTTTCGTCTTTGCCATCCTTCGTCGACACTTTGGACACGAACCGTTCTATCTACATCTCCTCGAGCTCATGCTCGACGTCACGCACAAGACCGAACTCGGACAGTTGCTCGATCTCACCTCCCAACCACCGCAGCACCACGATCAACCCCACCACGTGGATTTGGACCGATTCACGCTCACACGTTATCAGCAAATCGTCAAGTACAAGACCGCCTTTTACAGCTTCTACCTGCCCGTCGCCATGGGCATGATCCTCAGCGGCGTCACGGACGCCCCCGCCTTGGCCCAGGCCCGCACGATATGCTGCCTCATGGGCGAGTACTTCCAAATTCAGGACGATTACTTGGACTGCTTTGGCGACCCCGCCGTCATTGGCAAAGTCGGAACCGATATTCAGGACAACAAGTGCAGCTGGCTCGTAGTACAGGCCCTCGCGCGCTGCACCCCTGCCCAACGGGACGTCCTCCAGAACCACTACGGACAAAGCGACGACCAGAAAGTCGAAACCGTCAAGAGTCTCTACCGAGAACTCCAACTGGTTGAAGTCTTTCACGCCTACGAAGAAGACTCCTACGCGCAGATTCAAGCCCAACTGGAACAAGTCCATGCGGTGCCCAAACAAGTCTTTGTCCTCTTTCTCAACAAGATATACAAACGCTCCAAGTAA
- a CDS encoding predicted protein, with protein sequence MAPSATEASTTTPVTSPDPATTVTTLVTQWNWLRRTLGYCSLDTRRALWWAMHTATTTQPSLPPQRRRRRTSSSIRIASRSHDHILSLSTVPRDTTTTITLVQQKLCHAFRKRLLTWTMPTSENSNYATAHTEMLWNALAVTCLQILHLLLSSDTVVVDRIGTDARNDDRDTELTISNTDNNSIDQAWMTEWVTSLTSVFQTNVDTWLQQTHPTAPRRFITHHTEDDTVDEKTAAKGTKTSTAASKWTPDATVMAWMAEALHVFRVAVLPNLDRLQSEVAPNQVRWERVWLATTLDLTQYVLLPQSELFWTAPITLEVAHLWIAFWDTVSDGPQLLRTLLATSASTHTKWHRGPSAIGLAVQFLHDIVVAQHLADHLATSVPIYVPWNALRDTWIRFVYAMLRFIEAQRTRSDSTATCLTLTAIVAERPDELKSALALLLTVDGYDDEDEEPKWTSACRVNVDIQALLQRVLDELDADENDLMDWAGMLDACFPAPTPHDAAQTAAGDNGGSHDKEDDDAMTNV encoded by the coding sequence ATGGCACCGTCAGCGACAGAAGCATCCACAACTACTCCTGTCACCTCTCCTGATCCCGCTACTACCGTTACCACACTCGTCACCCAGTGGAACTGGTTACGGAGGACTCTGGGGTACTGCTCGTTGGATACACGACGCGCACTCTGGTGGGCCATGCACACTGCTACCACTACTCAACCATCACTACCACCGCAACGACGGCGTCGCCGTACATCGTCCAGCATTCGAATCGCATCGCGCAGCCACGACCACATTTTATCCCTGTCGACGGTCCCCCGAGACACAACGACAACCATTACCCTTGTACAACAAAAGCTTTGCCACGCCTTTCGAAAACGTCTACTCACCTGGACTATGCCTACCAGCGAAAACAGCAATTATGCAACGGCACATACCGAGATGCTTTGGAACGCCTTGGCGGTGACGTGCTTACAGATTCTCCACTTGTTGCTTTCCAGCGATACCGTTGTTGTCGACCGAATAGGTACGGATGCCCGCAACGACGACAGGGACACCGAACTCACAATCAGCAACACTGACAACAACTCCATCGACCAGGCCTGGATGACCGAATGGGTGACATCCTTGACGAGCGTCTTTCAGACCAACGTCGACACCTGGCTACAACAGACACACCCTACCGCACCCCGACGATTCATCACACACCATACCGAAGACGACACGGTCGATGAGAAAACCGCCGCCAAAGGCACAAAAACTTCCACAGCTGCGTCCAAGTGGACACCCGACGCGACGGTGATGGCGTGGATGGCGGAAGCCCTACATGTATTTCGCGTGGCTGTTTTACCGAACCTTGATCGACTACAATCAGAGGTAGCGCCAAACCAGGTACGGTGGGAGCGCGTCTGGTTGGCCACGACCTTGGATCTAACGCAATATGTACTGCTACCCCAATCCGAACTGTTTTGGACCGCCCCAATTACGCTGGAAGTCGCGCACTTGTGGATCGCCTTTTGGGACACGGTTTCGGATGGCCCTCAACTGTTGCGAACCTTACTAGCCACGTCCGCCTCCACACACACAAAGTGGCATCGTGGTCCCTCGGCTATTGGCTTGGCGGTGCAGTTCCTGCACGACATTGTTGTGGCGCAGCACTTGGCCGATCATTTGGCCACATCCGTCCCCATTTACGTGCCGTGGAATGCGTTGCGGGATACGTGGATTCGGTTCGTCTACGCCATGTTGCGATTTATAGAAGCTCAACGCACACGATCGGATTCGACTGCCACGTGCTTGACCTTGACCGCCATTGTGGCGGAACGCCCTGACGAACTCAAGTCGGCGCTCGCTTTATTATTGACGGTAGACGGGtatgacgacgaggacgaggaacCAAAGTGGACGAGTGCCTGTCGTGTGAATGTCGACATCCAAGCCTTGTTGCAGCGGGTCCTGGATGAACTGGATGCGGATGAAAACGATCTCATGGATTGGGCGGGAATGCTGGACGCGTGTTTTCCCGCACCGACGCCACATGACGCTGCCCAGACGGCTGCCGGTGACAATGGCGGCAGCCACGACAAGGAGGACGATGATGCCATGACGAACGTGTAA
- a CDS encoding predicted protein — translation MPKLSFLSVFLYFVPETSGFSRLAAPNPTRCRLPHSPYGRARLADAATATRTLPTPATTTHRTINPAYPDLPLDKYLANPYFAKIRTDYPGLQLIHEEPFLFLVHDFLTADECARLRRKADTGTLRPQFGGGAVERTSSGVVCVNDEVPTLRTKLQTLTGVSDMAQLQPLKISKYRPGQVFSKHTDAWPTEEAPVTRGWVQERDFFGDESRPTRGCYPARNQPNHNTLLTCFVYLNTVHGSGYTTFPNIGLHQSRDGGSFYRNPTPLDTHARVDGSAWDWEYRDEADSVQIAPTQGLAVLHFCSVLPEYGGICDGNVLHVAEAPLDGQDKYVAQQFVASCTEWSLPDDSIPYGRVSWDTI, via the coding sequence ATGCCAAAATTGTcatttctttctgttttcCTCTATTTCGTCCCCGAAACGAGTGGATTCTCACGTTTGGCGGCACCCAATCCGACTCGTTGCCGATTGCCTCACAGTCCCTATGGTCGTGCACGCCTTGCGGATGCCGCTACGGCCACACGAACACTGCCTACTCCAGCCACCACAACCCATCGCACAATCAACCCGGCCTATCCGGATCTACCGTTGGACAAGTATCTCGCCAATCCTTACTTTGCGAAAATCCGTACCGATTACCCCGGGTTGCAACTGATTCACGAAGAGCCCTTTCTCTTTCTGGTGCACGATTTCTTGACCGCCGACGAGTGCGCTCGCTTACGCCGCAAGGCCGACACGGGCACCTTGCGTCCCCAATTTGGTGGAGGTGCGGTGGAACGAACTTCGTCCGGCGTCGTGTGCGTGAACGACGAAGTCCCCACACTGCGGACGAAGCTGCAAACCCTCACCGGTGTGTCGGACATGGCACAACTGCAACCCCTCAAAATTTCCAAATACCGACCGGGACAAGTCTTTTCGAAACACACGGATGCGTGGCCCACCGAAGAGGCTCCCGTCACGCGAGGGTGGGTGCAGGAACGGGATTTCTTTGGCGACGAATCCCGACCAACCCGCGGATGTTACCCCGCGCGGAATCAGCCGAACCACAACACTCTCTTGACCTGCTTTGTCTATCTCAACACCGTGCACGGTTCTGGATATACGACTTTTCCCAATATTGGTCTCcaccaaagtcgggacggtggcaGTTTCTACCGAAACCCGACACCGTTGGACACGCACGCACGCGTGGACGGGAGTGCGTGGGATTGGGAGTATCGCGACGAGGCTGATTCCGTCCAAATCGCCCCGACGCAAGGGCTGGCGGTCCTGCACTTTTGCAGCGTGTTGCCCGAATACGGAGGCATCTGTGACGGCAACGTACTACACGTTGCGGAAGCACCACTGGACGGACAAGACAAGTACGTTGCGCAGCAATTCGTCGCGTCTTGTACCGAATGGAGTCTCCCGGACGATAGTATTCCGTACGGTCGTGTCTCGTGGGATACTATCTAA
- a CDS encoding predicted protein has protein sequence MGGSQALRKLSPEVVRELRRHVSPRPLPSPFAASAAPPAKNSSLQKVLYGCIALTATAASFPLVAYWWVGDGLVEKDDPLTTAQNRRGAFLNSGSRDVGKDPNWDFRNGVYTGQLSGYAAISEDGKAKSLPPQYLALPTSETKSHEQNLEDFAKGKRKIDGRPIER, from the coding sequence ATGGGTGGATCCCAGGCCTTACGCAAACTGTCTCCGGAAGTGGTACGGGAACTCCGTAGGCACGTGAGTCCCCGACCGTTACCGTCGCCCTTTGCCGCCTCCGCTGCGCCGCCAGCCAAGAATAGCAGTTTGCAAAAAGTACTCTACGGGTGTATCGCCTTGACTGCAACGGCAGCGTCTTTCCCACTCGTCGCCTACTGGTGGGTGGGTGACGGATTGGTCGAAAAGGACGATCCCCTCACGACGGCTCAGAATCGACGTGGGGCCTTTCTTAATTCCGGTAGTCGCGACGTGGGCAAGGATCCCAATTGGGATTTTCGCAACGGGGTATATACCGGCCAACTGTCGGGATACGCGGCCATATCGGAAGACGGAAAAGCCAAGTCTTTGCCTCCACAGTATCTGGCGTTGCCGACGTCCGAGACGAAATCGCACGAGCAGAatttggaagactttgcTAAGGGCAAACGTAAAATTGATGGCCGACCAATCGAACGATAA
- a CDS encoding predicted protein, with product MPPAIPDEIQAMGFAEAKADPSPLTYSVKPLAATDADIVITYNGVCHSDVHMIDNDWGMSVYPLVPGHEIVGHVINVGSAVTNLKVGDAVCLGCVAQSCLTCDQCESGVDNLCASKTLTYMGNTSDETGEHRHYGGFGSYMRTDARKLFVVPEGLEEKYVGPLMCAGVTVFEPLHHALGDSLDATGKTIGVMGIGGLGHLALQYASKMGATTVAFSRGTSKTDFAKELGATSLVDTTSEEAFAGAAGTLDILLITTAGGFVDIGNLMSLMKPYGIIHLCGVPGEDLKFNAFGLIQNRLTVSGSLVGGKVDSALMLKFSAENGIKPIIEEFPHSHAKEALEKVRDGSIRFRAVLKNDLV from the coding sequence ATGCCTCCTGCCATTCCTGACGAAATTCAAGCCATGGGCTttgccgaagccaaggctgACCCTTCTCCGCTCACGTATTCCGTCAAGCCCTTGGCGGCCACGGACGCCGACATTGTCATCACCTACAACGGTGTTTGCCACAGCGATGTGCACATGATCGACAACGACTGGGGCATGTCCGTGTACCCGTTGGTGCCGGGTCACGAGATCGTCGGACACGTCATCAACGTTGGGTCCGCCGTGACGAATCTGAAGGTCGGCGATGCCGTGTGTTTGGGATGCGTAGCCCAATCCTGTTTGACGTGCGACCAGTGCGAAAGCGGCGTCGACAACTTGTGTGCCTCCAAGACACTCACGTACATGGGCAACACGTCGGACGAGACTGGTGAGCACCGTCACTACGGTGGGTTTGGTTCCTACATGCGTACGGACGCTCGCAAGCTGTTCGTTGTCCCGGAAggattggaagaaaagtaCGTGGGACCGCTCATGTGTGCGGGTGTGACGGTCTTTGAGCCGCTGCACCACGCACTCGGAGATAGTCTCGACGCGACGGGCAAGACGATCGGTGTCATGGGTATTGGTGGACTGGGCCATTTGGCCCTGCAGTACGCGTCCAAGATGGGTGCGACAACGGTGGCGTTTTCGCGCGGAACGTCGAAAACGGACTTTGCCAAAGAGCTGGGTGCGACTTCGTTGGTGGACACGACGAGCGAAGAGGCCTTTGCCGGTGCTGCCGGTACTTTGGACATTTTGCTCATTACCACGGCTGGTGGCTTTGTGGACATTGGCAACCTCATGAGTTTGATGAAGCCGTACGGCATCATTCATCTATGCGGTGTCCCCGGCGAAGACCTCAAGTTTAACGCATTCGGATTGATCCAGAACCGCCTGACCGTGTCGGGATCGCTGGTCGGTGGTAAAGTTGACAGTGCTCTGATGCTCAAGTTCTCCGCGGAGAATGGAATCAAGCCCATCATTGAAGAGTTCCCCCACAGTCACGCGAAAGAAGCGTTGGAGAAGGTCCGTGATGGATCGATTCGCTTCCGTGCCGTACTCAAGAATGATTTGGTCTAA
- a CDS encoding predicted protein, with protein sequence LQRYHKLVQEKDVQTDPHQLYALEALERLRKDLLETEPSHSLPSLTNSETKPSLLATGGFLSSWLGGTNATPSTNKHMHKAQKAIQQAMTGIPHPRGVYLHGGVGCGKTFLMNLFYDSIVEGPWAEHKQKIHFHKFMLRIHQDMHASRYDALGKATQQADLILPSVVAKTLEKGRLLCLDEFQVTDVADALILQRLFTGLWQHGCVVVATSNRPPDGLYWNGIQRDRFLPFIDLLKLENDVVTMDDSGTDYRLVQKAESGATTQVSFVGKTGKMELDGLFYQLTAGSPVTPTSLQTQGRKVKIPQAALKKGIARFSFEDLCQKALGAADYLIIGKHFHTVFVDRIPVLTLNELNWVRRFITFVDSMYESDVKLILHGKTIPSEIFQKPSHEDNSHDEVFAFDRTVSRLEEMASRKYL encoded by the coding sequence CTTCAGCGTTACCACAAACTCGTCCAGGAGAAAGATGTGCAAACCGATCCACATCAACTATACGCGCTGGAGGCTCTAGAGCGGCTGCGCAAGGATCTGTTGGAGACGGAACCATCGCATTCTTTGCCCAGTTTGACGAATTCCGAAACCAAACCAAGTCTTTTAGCTACCGGAGGCTTTCTGAGTAGTTGGTTGGGAGGGACCAACGCCACTCCTAGTACGAACAAACATATGCACAAGGCACAAAAGGCTATCCAGCAAGCCATGACGGGTATACCACATCCCCGCGGCGTCTACTTGCACGGTGGAGTCGGCTGTGGTAAGACCTTTCTCATGAATCTCTTTTACGATTCCATCGTTGAAGGACCCTGGGCCGAGCACAAGCAAAAAATTCATTTTCACAAATTCATGTTGCGCATTCATCAAGACATGCACGCGTCGCGCTACGATGCACTCGGTAAGGCCACACAGCAGGCGGACCTTATTTTACCCTCGGTTGTGGCCAAAAccttggaaaaaggaaggctCTTGTGTTTGGACGAGTTTCAAGTGACAGACGTTGCCGACGCACTTATACTACAGCGGCTGTTTACCGGTCTATGGCAACACGGATGCGTTGTAGTGGCCACGTCCAATCGGCCGCCGGACGGATTGTACTGGAACGGCATTCAGCGAGATCGGTTTCTGCCATTTATTGATCTACTCAAACTTGAAAACGACGTCGTGACTATGGACGATTCGGGTACCGACTACCGACTGGTTCAAAAGGCTGAATCGGGAGCCACCACGCAAGTGAGCTTTGTAGGGAAAACAGGTAAAATGGAGCTGGACGGACTCTTTTACCAACTCACGGCTGGTTCGCCAGTAACACCTACTTCGCTTCAAACGCAAGGTCGCAAAGTAAAGATTCCGCAAGCGGCCTTGAAAAAGGGGATAGCACGATTTTCGTTTGAGGACTTGTGTCAAAAAGCTCTCGGAGCTGCAGACTATTTAATTATTGGCAAGCACTTTCACACAGTGTTTGTAGATCGGATTCCCGTTTTAACCCTGAACGAATTGAACTGGGTACGCCGGTTCATTACCTTTGTCGACAGCATGTACGAATCGGACGTCAAACTCATCCTACACGGCAAGACGATTCCATCGGAGATCTTTCAAAAGCCGTCACACGAGGACAATTCTCACGACGAAGTCTTTGCGTTTGATCGGACAGTCAGCcggttggaagaaatggcgtcACGCAAATACCTA
- a CDS encoding predicted protein produces the protein KIVVAKERFSKAYRHPVLDERLTKQRCRAEARILEKCQIKAKLDVPSVIRMEAPVLYLEWIEGITVRDFIESMLSEETDSSRKACKYKTLLSVAKQIGTIIGTLHSFGMVHGDLTTSNMMIRQRTGIRLVLIDFGLSKNTESAEERAVDLYVLERALTSTHPSLPEGFYEETLLSSYAETAGTKHEATLTRLEQVRQRGRKRECFG, from the exons AAAATTGTGGTTGCCAAGGAACGCTTCTCAAAAGCCTACCGCCACCCCGTCTTGGATGAGCGGTTAACGAAACAGCGATGTCGAGCCGAAGCGCGCATTCTCGAAAAGTGCCAAATCAAAGCGAAGCTCGATGTACCAAGTGTCATTAGAATGGAAGCACCAGTTTTGTACCTGGAATGGATTGAAGGGATCACTGTTCGGGATTTCATTGAATCCATGCTGTCGGAAGAAACGGATTCGTCGCGCAAAGCCTGCAAATATAAAACACTGCTGAGCGTCGCAAAGCAAATTGGAACAATCATAGGTACATTGCACTCTTTCGGTATGGTACACGGCGATTTGACAACCTCCAACATGATGATACGTC AAAGAACAGGTATTCGTCTAGTGTTAATTGATTTTGGACTCTCGAAGAATACCGAGTCTGCGGAAGAGAGAGCCGTGGACCTGTACGTTCTGGAACGAGCGTTGACGTCCACACATCCGTCGCTGCCGGAAGGTTTTTACGAAGAAACGCTACTTTCGAGCTATGCAGAAACTGCTGGCACAAAGCACGAGGCAACCTTGACCCGTCTCGAACAGGTCCGACAGCGCGGTAGAAAACGAGAGTGCTTCGGATAG